A region of the Legionella sp. PATHC035 genome:
ATTGTTTGGTTCGGGTGAGTTAACATAAAGACCTTATACTCTGTCTGATTAAAATATGTACAATAAGAAATATTCTAACACATCTAGCCTGTTCGTCAAGAGATTTTAAAACCTTAACCCCTATAATTTATCAATAAATCTGGGTCAAAAAGCTGTAATCTCCCTAGGTGAACGTATCCCTAACAGGAGAGGTGTTATGAGTTCTTAATCAACTAACTCTATGCATTTAATTTGTTGCTTTAAACGCATGATCCGACGGTAGGCATCTTCGATACGTTGTTGCTCTAATTTTTGCTCAAAAACAAGTCGTTCAATTACTTCAATCACTTCTGGAGCGGTAATTTTGGCTAATTGATTTGCGAAGATGAGCATATCAGCCCCTGCGTTGATTGTCATACATAGGGCATCCTCAAGTGAGTAATGATCTGTAATTGCCTGCATTTGTAAATCATCAGCGATGATGACTCCATCATAGCCAATAGTCTCACGCAATAAGCCTGTCAAGATAGCATGGGATAAAGTAGCAGGTAAGCCTTGCTTATCCAACTGTTTATTCACCACATGCGCCGTCATAATCATAGTAGGTTGATAAGCCTCTTTTGCTAATTGATAGTAAGGAATCAACTCTTCCTTTTGGAATGTATTCGTAACATCCACAAAACCTTTATGAGTATCACCCAAAGCACTACCATGTCCTGGAAAATGTTTATAACAACATGCGATACCATAACGAGAAAAGACATCAACAAATTTTCTGGCCAAATGAACTACATCACCAGGATTGGTTGAAAAACTACGTTGTAAACTGCCAATAATTCCCTGCTCTTCTTGGAGATGCAAATCAACAACTGGGCTGAAATTAAGATTAAATCCTAGTGACTTTAGGGTAAATGCCATTTGTGTCAGTTCTGCCTGCAGCGCTTCCGGAGATAATTGTGCCATCGTGTAGGCACTCATAGTCGGCATACATCCTTCGATGCGTGACAAACGATCTATGGCTCCCCCTTCATAATCTAGCGCAATTAATAAAGGCAATTCATTGTTTTTATAGTTTATTTCTGAAGAATAATAATTCAGTTGATGTGTTAGGCGTTTGATTTGTGCCTGATTTTTTAAATTTCTACCATATAAATCTGTAGAAATATCGTAATCGAATAACAGAACGCCACCTAATCCATCTGACGATAGCCATTCAGCAACAGGGCTTTTGTTGTGAATATCACAGCCATCAAACCCCATGACTAACATCTGACCAATTTTGTTTCTAAGAGTAATCATCAGTCGCTCCGTCAACAAATTAGGAAAAAATCCTTCCTAAAAATTAGTTTTTGTTGTGACGAGAATCATACACAAAGATAAAAATTAATGCCATTTATATCTTTTTTGGTGGTATCGCCGGGATGTCATTAAAATTGCAACTGCAATTTCCTGATGCATCGGGAGGCAGCGGGACCAGTGAAAAATCACTTGGGTAACAAACAGTGACATTCCAGGCTGAATCTCCAGGATTTACGCTGTTGGGCAAAGACCAATAATTTTTAGCAATATAAGTTTTCCCTTTGTCACTTTCCCAAAAAACTGGTGAAAACTGAGCGCGATACATTAGTTTTTGCCCAGGTTCGCAAGGGAAAGTCTGACGCATCCAAGATTTTCCAGAAGGGACTGCTACCGTTGTTAGAGTTTTACCTGATGCTGCATCCATGATTTCCACAGATACATCATATTTAGTCCAACAATTATCCTTAACTAAAGTGTAATAACAGGTAATAGCAGCCCAAAGAGAACTTGATGAAATAAGGCTTAAAATAATAATAAAAGTTCTTGCTAACATAATTTAATCCTTTTAAAGGGTGCGTGTTAACAATTTGCTTGGTCTAAAAAAAAACAATTAAATGAATTGTTAACAGACTCTAGAGCCATATATTCATAGTATATACAATATCAATGATAAATTATGTAGATAAGTTATCAATTTAGGCCCGTACAAGGGTTGATTTTATTATCCGACCTGTATAAGCTTGCCCGAATTGGAGAGATGGCCGAGCGGTCGAAGGCGCACGCCTGGAAAGTGTGTATACGGCAACGTATCGAGGGTTCGAATCCCTCTCTCTCCGCCAAATTCAATAAAAAAGCGGTCATATTATGCTTAAAGTGCCTACCGTTTTTTTATGTTTACTATTCCCATAGGTACTTTTGCAGTGATGGAACTAGGGGCTAAAAAATTCAAATTATTGGCATGCAAAAGTATGATTATGAACAATTCATTTAGGGATATGGCATATGAAATTAATTATAATAGGAATTTTATTATCATTTAATGCAATCGCTGGTGATTATTTCCCTAAACTAACATCACAAGATCAGCCATGGTCTGTTTCTGCGAGTGCGGGTACAGGCAATTACCAAATATCTTCCAAAGACAAAAATGCGCCAATAGGACGATTAGCCCTCGCTAATGAAATGATGCTTGCAGGAAATATTGCATTGGGCTTGGAATTAGGACTGCAAACTGGGACTCGGATAAAATTTAACATGACCCGAGAAACACTCCAGGCACTTAAAAAATGGATACCCATGCAAACTACTCTTGCTCCTACGCTGGATTTATTAATTACCACCAAAAGCGACCCCCTGGGAAATAGTTCTTTTTTTGCTCAACTAAAGGGAGGACTGGCTTATCGTCATTGGCGTGATGATCGTGTTCCCCTTAATGACATCTCCCAATTAGCAGGCGAAATACAAGCAGGTTTTGGTTATCCAATTACTGCTTTGGCTAGCCTTAGTTTGTTGTATCAGGGAATATTTAGTGGTAATGGTCCAAATTTTCATTTGGAAACTTATTCTAAAAAAGAGCAGTTATCGAACATTCCTACATTACACGCTGTGCTCCTGGGTTTATCGGTTAACCTTTAAAAATTCCCGTCCTCCTGGGAGATCTCTCGATGCGTTCGGGTTGACGGCAAAAAAAATTACCGATAAATGTCAGATGGTGTGCCGATTGAAAGTCCTTTTCACGCAAGATGCGCCAAATGTGGCTTTTGGTAGACTATAATGTAAGCAAATAGGTCCTCTTCTCCATTGATTTTCAGGGAGTATTATCATGAAAGAACAACATTATGCCTATAAAATAAAGCACGGCACATCAGGTCTGAATTGCCCACATTCTGCATTGGAAAATGACAAAATGGTAGACTTGCTCAAAGAAATAGAAAACCAGCATAGCGATGGAATATTTTGGGTATTTAAACAATTTGGTGATCAACCCCAAGAACCACTTTGCATCATCGACTGTTCAAAAAAACGTATTTACTTTCATTATTCCGGTGAGGTTGAAGATTTAAAGGATGCTATAGCCAATTTAAGCCATTAACTTATGCCCTCAAATAATTGCCTTTTTTAAATCAAAATGAGTATTATTTTTTTATTTTGATTTTATTTAGCCCATAACAAGTCTAGACAAATGAATTTTTTTTAGTCACCATTCCCTTCCTTTATTCCAGTTGAAGAGAATACCTATGTCTTTAAAATCCAAAATAATTATTTTAAGCGCGCTTTTTCTTAATTTATTTCCTTGTGCTTATGCAAGCTCTGCAGTAAAGCCCGTCGAAAATGATACTGCCATTCAAAACGCTGTTTTATTCTATGTTAACCAATACCGCCAGCAACACGGCTTATCTAAGCTTACAATGGATAATAAGATTGTAATCCAAGCCAAAAAACACTCTCAGGATATGGCCAACCATCGTATGCCTTTTGGCCATCAGGACTTTGGAAAGCGTATTGCCAAACTGCGTTCACAAATTAAAAATACTGGCGGTGGCGCCGAGAATGTCGCATACAACTACAAAACGGCTCAAATCGTAGTCAGCCAATGGGTTCGTAGCCCAGGACATCGAAGAAATATCATGGGTAATTATAACATTACTGGTGTTGGTGTTGCTCGTGACAAACAAGGCAAACTTTATTATACCCAAATTTTTCTACAAACAAGCAAGAATCCACCGCAAAGACACGCAGCGAGAAGAACTTACGTTGGTGTCCCCTTTTTTGGTATTCAGCGTCGTAGTTAACGATTCGGTAGCCTGGGTGCAGCGCAGCGAAAATCCAGGCTAAATTTTCTTCATTAATTCAACACATTAATAAGCACCTGTTCAATTTTAACGAAATCTTTGCAAAAAATCAGCAAAATCAAGTGGCAATAGAATTCATATTGGCCTATCATAGAATCATAGACAGTACACATTGTTCAGCCAACATTATTACTTTGGGAGCCAGAGTGAGAGTGCGGTGTGCAAGCTTAGCATGTACTAAGAAGCCTAAAACACTCCAGAGGAGTCCACCTTGGTAAAAAGGACTGTACTCAATCTTACTGTCTATCCCAAATTCCATAAAAGGGCGTTTAAAATACGCCCTTTTTCTTTCTATTTCCTATGGTCCCTTATGATTATGAGTTTTGGCCCAGTTCAGCAGCTTCCTGTTATCCCTCGCTGCGCTCGTCATTTAGAGGTTCTGAGGATGCTACACCTAGACGATTAGACCACTCATTTTGTTCGATTGTTTTTTTTAATCTATAACCACTATAATCAAACAGTTAAAACCTGAATTAGAATTATAATTAAATACATACTTTCTATAATGGACACTCAAGCAAATGGATATTTTATTAATTTTTCTTATCCTATTCTTTTTTAGCTTATCCTTTGGGCTAATCCGATTCTTTGATTATCTAACCAGGAGTGAATCATGAGTTTGTATTTAAGCTGCGGAATAATTGCTTTATGTTTGTTAATTTATTTGCTAATTGTGTTATTCAAACCTGAGTTATTCTAGGTGAGCCGATTTAATTTAAAATGGGAATGGACCCCTTATGACAAAAGTTGGTTTTCTGCAAATTGCATTTTATTTGATCTTCCTATTACTGCTAGTCAAACCATTAGGTTGGTATATGGCCCAAGTCTATCAAGGACGCCCCTGTTTATTAGATACGGTTTTAAGACCGTTTGAGCAATTGATCTACAGGATTTGTGGTATTCAAAATCAAGAAGAAATGGGATGGAAAACCTATTTATCTACCATGCTCTTTGTTAATTTGGTGGGATTACTGTTCGTTTACCTCATACAACGTATACAATTTTATCTTCCACTGAATCCTCAGGAGTTTACTTCCCCCTCGCCTGATCTTGCATTTAATACTGCGGCAAGCTTTGCCACCAATTCCAACTGGCAAGCCTACAGTGGTGAAACCACGATGAGTTACTTGACTCAAATGGTTGCACTTACCGCACAAAATTTTATCTCAGCAGCGACAGGCATGTCCTTACTCATTGCACTAATACGGGGTATCGTAAAAAATGAAAGGAACACCCTAGGAAATTTCTGGGTAGATACAGTACGTGGAATACTTTATATCTTATTGCCGTTATCTCTGATTTTTGCACTTGTTCTGTGTTCTCAGGGAGTCATTCAGAATTTTAAACCCTATCAAAAAATCAGCTTACCGTACGCCTTTACCTACAAACAGCCAATAACAGATGCCACAGGTAAAACGGTACTTGATAACCAGGGCAACCCTGAAACAACACCCGTAAAAATAACGGAACAAATCATTCCTATGGGGCCGGTAGCGTCACAAGTTGCCATCAAACAGCTGGGTACAAATGGTGGTGGTTTTTTTAATACTAACTCTGCTCATCCATTTGAAAATCCTACTCCATTGACCAATTTTCTGGAAATGGTCGCAATCTTGCTCATTCCTGCCGCTTTTTGTTTTACGTTTGGCGCTATGGCTCGCGATAAAAGGCAAGGCTGGGCTATATTAATTGCCATGTCCATTCTTTTTGTTCCATGGCTGATATTCGAAGTTGCAGTCGAGCAAGCAGGAAATCCCTCATTTCAACAAATGGGAATTAACCCTATCGTCCAAGCTGAACTTTATCCTGCCGGCAATATGGAAGGTAAGGAAACACGTTTTGGTATTGTCAACTCAGCAATTTGGGCAACCGCTACAACAGCAGCCTCTAACGGTTCAGTAAACTCCATGCTCGATTCATTTACTCCTCTGGGAGGATTAGTTCCTTTATGGATGATGCATTTAGGAGAAGTCAGCTTTGGCGGCGTTGGCTCCGGACTATATGGCATGTTAATGATGGTTATTCTCACTGTATTTATTGCAGGACTTATGGTGGGCAGAACCCCTGAGTATTTAGGTAAAAAAATTGAGCCTTTTGAGATGAAAATGGCCTCCATCGCTGTTTTAATTATGCCTTTAATTGTCCTCATTACAACAGCCTATGCTGCAGTAACCTCGGCTGGAAGAAGCTCCATAGCCAACCCTGGGGCACATGGCTTTACAGAAATACTTTATGCATTTACGTCTATGGGAAATAATAATGGGAGTGCTTTTGCGGGATTGGATGCCAATACCCCTTTTTATAATATTATCGGTGGCGTGCTGATGTTGATCAGTCGATATTGGCTTGCTATTCCGGCACTTGCAATTGCAGGCTCGCTCGTTAGAAAAAAAAGAATTCCTAGCAGTTTGGGCACATTAGCCACTCATACCCCCCTTTTTATTACTTTACTGGTTTGTATTGTCATTGTTATCGGCGCACTGTCCTTTTTACCAGCGCTTGCTCTTGGTCCTATTGTGGAGCATTTGATGCTTTGGGGGAAATATGGCCACTAAATCACATTCTATTTGGGATTTTAGGATTATTAGAGGCGCTCTACTGGATTCGTTTTTAAAATTAGCCCCTCACAACCAAATAAAAAACCCGGTCATGTTTACCGTTTACGTGAGTTCAATTTTCACCACCCTTCTTTTTATACAAGCACTGATCGGGCATGGAGAGGCTGCGCCGTGGTTTATTCTAGCTGTTAGTTTATGGCTTTGGTTTACACTCCTGTTTGCTAATTTTGCAGAAGCTATAGCAGAAGGTCGAGGCAAGGCACAGGCAGAAGAGTTACGTCGCGCACGACAAGAAATTCAGGCTAAAAAATTAGCAAAAGCATCTAAAAGTGCAAAATTCACGATCATTCCGTCCGTGCAATTGCGTGCAGGGGATTTGGTTTTGGTTGAAGCAGGTGATTTTATTCCCAGTGATGGAGAGATTATTGAAGGAATTGCCTCAGTTAATGAGAGTGCCATTACCGGTGAGAGCGCCCCAGTAATTCGCGAAAGCGGCGGGGATCGAAGTGCTGTAACTGGAGGTACTCAAATTATCTCAGATTGGCTTATTATCCGTATTACCTCTAATCCGGGTGAAACCTTCTTGGATCGAATGATTATTCTAGTAGAAGGCGCTAAAAGACAAAAAACACCCAATGAACTGGCATTAACGATCTTACTGGCTGCATTAACTATCGTGTTCTTGGTCGTTTGTAGTACCCTGCTCTCTTTTTCAATGTTTAGTGTGGCTGTCACTAAAGCAGGTTCAGCAATTTCAATCACAGTCCTTGTCGCTCTTTTTGTTTGTTTGGCACCAACAACAATTGGCGGGCTCCTCTCAGCAATTGGTATTTCCGGCATGGATCGCATGATTCAAGCCAATGTCATTGCCTTATCTGGACGCGCGGTTGAAGCGGCTGGAGATATTGACGTTTTATTGCTGGATAAAACCGGAACGATTACATTAGGTAACCGACAGGCAACCGAATTTATTCCCGCAGAAGGCGTCGATGTCAAGGATTTAGCTGACGCAGCTCAACTCGCTTCTCTTGCTGATGAAACACCCGAAGGTCGAAGTATTGTCATTCTTGCCAAAAGAAAATATAAGTTACGTGGCAGAGCACTTTCCCAACTCGATGCAACGTTTATTCCCTTTACAGCTCAAACCCGTATGAGTGGTGCAAATCTTGGAGCCCGGCAAATTCGTAAAGGTTCCTCCGAAGCCATTGAAGAATACATCAAGGAGCTGGGGGGTTACGTTCCTGAGAATGTGAAAACGAATGTGGAAATTATTTCACGCCAAGGAAGTACAGCCCTGGTTGTGGCAGAAGGAAAAAATGTCTTGGGAATTGTTCGCCTTAAAGACATCATTAAGGGAGGAATACATGAACGATTTGCCCAACTAAGACAAATGGGGATTAAAACCATCATGGTGACCGGCGATAATCCGCTAACGGCAGCCTCAATCGCCGGTGAAGCAGGAGTAGATGATTTTCTAGCCAATGCAAAACCCGAAGATAAACTTAAATTGATTCGTGACTTACAAGCTCAAGGCCATTTGGTAGCAATGACCGGTGATGGGACCAACGATGCACCAGCACTGGCACAGGCCGACGTTGCGGTAGCCATGAATTCAGGAACTCAAGCTGCAAAAGAAGCCGGTAATTTGGTTGATCTGGATTCAAATCCAACCAAGTTAATTGAAGTAGTTGAAATAGGTAAGCAATTACTCATGACGCGTGGCGCCCTAACGACTTTTAGCATTGCGAATGACATTGCCAAATATTTTGCCATCTTACCTGCTGCATTTGCCAGTACTTATCCCGCCCTGAGTGTACTGAATATCATGCACCTTGAAACGCCACAAACTGCAGTGCTTTCTACAGTAATTTTTAATGCGCTTATCATTATGTTCCTCATCCCTTTAGCTTTACATGGAGTAAAATACCGCCGACTTCCTGCGGCACAACTCCTCAGAAATAATGTAATTATCTATGGGTTAGGTGGATTAATCGTCCCTTTTATCGGCATTAAAATGATTGATTTGCTCCTAACAGTGTTGGGTTTAACAGGATAAAAAAATGGTTCTAGAAGCTCTAAAACGGATAAAAACAGCCTTAATCTTTCTACTTCTCTTTTCAATTCTGACTGGCTTAATTTACCCAGCACTGGTTACTGCATTAGCTCAGCTATTTTTCCCTTATCAGGCAAATGGCAGTTTGTTATGGAATAATGGCCATCCAATTGGCTCGGCACTTATTGGACAATATTTTGATGCACCGCATTATTTTTGGGGACGCCCTTCCGCCACTACCCCATTTCCCTATAATGCAACGAATTCTTCGGGTTCAAATATGGGACCTTCTAATCCCGAATTTTTGGATACGGTAAAAAAACGAATCGCTGCACTTCGGCAATATAATTTGACGGATCAAAATGAGACCAGACCATTAGTACCAGTAGATTTAGTTACAGCATCTGCTAGTGGATTGGATCCTGAAATAAGTCCGCTTGCAGCCTTATACCAGATTCCTCGTATTGCCAAAGCACGCCATATTTCAGAACAAGAAATTCAAAAATTAGTAAATCAGTTAATAAAAAAACGTACCCTGCATCTTTTAGGAGAGCCACGAATCAATGTGTTGGAGCTTAATTTAGCTCTGGATCATCTAAGGACAACAACATGACCGACAAACGCCCTGATCCTAATGCATTACTACAACAGGTATTAGAAGAAGAACAACAAAAGCAACGTGGTAAACTCAAAATTTATCTTGGTGCCGCACCGGGAGTTGGAAAGACACATTCTATGCTTCATGAAGCGATGCAAGAACAAGCTAAGGGATTAGATATCGTAGTCGGTATTGTCGAGTCTCATGGACGGATTGAAATTGAGGAAATACTTAAAAATTTCGTCATCTTACCTAAAGTAACCATTGATTATCATGGAAAAAAATTACAAGAATTTGATTTGGACGCCGCCCTGAAAAGAAATCCAGGATTAATTCTGATGGATGAAATGGCACATACCAATGTGAGTGGTGTACGGCATAAAAAACGTTGGCAAGATATTAAAGAACTATTAGACCGAGGAATTGATGTGTGCACCACCCTCAATGTTCAGCACATAGAAAGCCTCAATGATGATGTCTCACAAATCATTCATGCCCCTGTTCAAGAGACAGTCCCGGATGCAATGATAGAAAGGGCGAATACGATTGAGTTAGTTGACTTAGCCCCAGAAGATTTATTAAAACGCCTCTCCGAAGGTAAAGTCTACGTCCCCAAACAAGCCCGTCTCGCTGCAGAGTTTTATTTTCGCAAAGGGAATCTAATGGCTTTACGCGAATTGGCATTACGCACTCTAGCAAAGCGGGTGAATACGCAAGTGCTTTTATACAGACAAGGTCAAGGTATTAAACACATTTGGCCCATTATGGAAAAGATACTCGTTTGCGTGGGACCAGGTCCTGAGTCACATAAATTGATTCGCGCAGCCAAAAGAATGGCGACCAGTCTGCAAGCGGATTGGATTGCGGTATATGTAGATTCCACGCGAATTCAATTATCTAGAACACAACGTAATCAAGCCATAAAGAATTTATTTTTTGCAGAACAATTAGGTGCTGAAACTCATATTTTAATGGCTTATGACCTTGTTAAAGAAATCATCAATTTTTCTCGTGATCAAAATGTCACCCTCATTATGATCTGTAAACAAATTCGTACTCGATGGAGAAATTTTTTCTTTCGCAGTTTGGCCGATGAAATTTTACGCTATAGTGGTGAAATTGATGTCTATACCATGACTATAGCATCAAAGAAATCAAAGGGTAAAAACCTTCTCAAACCAAAGACCCCCTGGTTCTCTTACCTTTTATCGACCAGCATTGTCGCGGTCACGACACTAATTAATTATTTGATTTATCCTCTGGTCAACGAAACCAGTTTAACTCTGGTTTATTTAATAGGAATGATTTGCATTGCATTATTAGGACGTACAGGGCCTGCGATTTCAGGAATTATTCTCAGCATTCTCATCTATGATTATGTGTTTATTCCACCCTATTACAGCTTTTCGATGGCACAATCTGATTATTTCTTCACTTTGATTATGATGCTCATCATGGCGATCATTATTTGCCAGTTAACTTTAGTCACCCGCCGTCAAACAGAAATTACACGGCTTGCAGAATATCAAACCTCTGCCTTATATACCCTAAGTCGGCGATTATCGAGAACACGGGGGATAGTCAGATTACTGAGAACAGGGGTTAATTATATTTCAGAAATTTTTCATTGCGAGATTATCGCGTTGTTACCAAAAAATGGAAAACTCGTTATTCAAGCAAGCGCCAAATCACATCAAGAATTGGATGAAAAAGAGTACAGTATTGCTCAATGGGTGTTTGAATTAGGACAAAAAGCAGGATGGGGAACTGATACCCTCTCCTTTTCTAATGCCTTATTTATTCCGTTACTGGGTGCACGGGGTACCATGGGCGTTTTAAGGGTCCAACCCACCAAGAATAATGATTGTACAACACCTGAAAAAATACAGCTTCTGGAATCATGCGCCAATCAAATTGCACTGGCTATAGAGGTAGATAGTTTGCAAGAAGAACAAAATAAGTCAGGTAATACTTCTGTTTAACTACCCAGATTGCCATGTGTGCTGAACTCACCACCAATCTCCCCGTATCAGATTTTGCCAAATTCTGATCCTGACTCTGGAAAATTATTCTAAATTACAATAGGATAATTAATATTTAGGTAAAAAGGACTTACCCATGATGATCGCAACCTTACTGGCACCAGGTAATGAAACCCGAGTAGCCATTACCCCTAACTCAGCGAAGCACTTTATTAAATCAGGCTTTGAAGTCGCTATAGAAAAAAATGCCGGCGTCGCTTCACGTTTTAGCGATCAGGATTATGAACAAGTTGGCGTATCGATTCAGAGTAAAAAAAGCATATTAGAAAAAACCAACATTCTGCTTTGCATTAATGAACCAGATCCCAAAGAGCTGGAGGGTTTATCCGCAGGCGCCCTAGTCATAGGACATATCGATAATGAACCAGAAAGTAAATTAATCACCTGGTGCAAGGAAAGACAAATTAGCTTATTTTCAATGAACTTGATACCACGCATCAGTCGCGCCCAAAGCATGGATAGTCTTTCCTCACAAGCAAATTTAGCAGGCTATAGAGCGGTCTTAGAGGCATGTACCCAGTTTCATCGTGCAATTCCCATGATGATGACGGCTGCAGGAATGATTCAGCCAGCTAAAGTACTTATTCTGGGCGCTGGAGTCGCAGGCTTACAGGCAATAGCAACAGCCAAACGTTTGGGTGCCGTAGTTTATGCGTTTGACGTTCGGCGTGCAGCAAAGGAACAAGTTGAAAGTTTAGGGGCAGAATTTATTGAAGTAAGTCAGGATCAAGACAGTGAAACCAAGGGAGGATATGCTTCCGAAATGAGTGAAGAATATAAAAAACTTCAAGCAGAACTGATTGATCAATACGCGAAATTAGTAGATATCATCATTTCCACAGCCTTAATCCCTGGTAGAAAAGCGCCTATTTTATTGTATAAAAAAACAATAGAACAGATGAAACCCGGTTCGGTTGTTGTAGATCTTGCAACCTCACGAGGTGGTAATTGTGAGGTGAGTGTCCCTGATAAAACAATAAAGCATGGAGAAGTGACTGTGATTGGTTTAAGTAACATGGCCGGCTTGGTTCCAGCCACTGCAAGTGAGCTATATGCCAATAATCTGGTACATTTAGTAAACCTCCTAGCACAAAACCCACCCGAAATTACGTTAAATCCTAATGATGAAATCATTCAGCAAGCAGTACTTTGCCATCAGAATCAATATCTACCCTTCCAGGTAATCAAGGAGAAACAAAATGCATGAGATGAACTCCCTAGGAAATCCATACATTGCCATACTGACCATTTTCGTTTTGGCCTGCTTTGTTGGATATTATGTGGTTTGGAAAGTCACCCCAGCCCTCCATACACCGTTAATGTCAGTAACCAATGCCATATCCAGTATTATTGTTTTAGGAGCACTCATTGCTGCAGGAACTCAGCTAACAGGGAGAATCACTTGGATAGGCGGCCTAGCAATATTTATCACCTCAATTAATATTTTTGGTGGATTTGTGGTAACACAACGCATGTTGCGTATGTATAAAAAATAATGACAAGCATTATAACCATTTACCACTCTTTTAAAACCGTGGGGAAAAGTCACAATTTGATCCTAGATGGAACCAATCTGGCTTTTCGATGAACCGTAGTGAATCGTTACAATAATAAGGATGATTTCTCATGACAACCCTGGTCCCTTTATTTTACCTATTATCTGCCGTGTGTTTTATACTGGCGCTAAAAGGCTTAGCCAGTCCCGCATCGGCAAGAAGAGGAAATCTTTTGGGTATTGCCGGCATGATTATTGCGGTAGGTTCTACCTTGATGATGCCAACAACATACCATCAGCCCCTACTCATTAGTTTAATCATCGCCGGAGGCATAATAGGTACTTTCATTGCCTTCAAAATCAACATGACGGCGATACCGCAGCTCGTCGCAGCATTCCACTCATTAGTTGGTATGGCCGCAGTCTTAGTTGCTT
Encoded here:
- the kdpB gene encoding potassium-transporting ATPase subunit KdpB; the protein is MATKSHSIWDFRIIRGALLDSFLKLAPHNQIKNPVMFTVYVSSIFTTLLFIQALIGHGEAAPWFILAVSLWLWFTLLFANFAEAIAEGRGKAQAEELRRARQEIQAKKLAKASKSAKFTIIPSVQLRAGDLVLVEAGDFIPSDGEIIEGIASVNESAITGESAPVIRESGGDRSAVTGGTQIISDWLIIRITSNPGETFLDRMIILVEGAKRQKTPNELALTILLAALTIVFLVVCSTLLSFSMFSVAVTKAGSAISITVLVALFVCLAPTTIGGLLSAIGISGMDRMIQANVIALSGRAVEAAGDIDVLLLDKTGTITLGNRQATEFIPAEGVDVKDLADAAQLASLADETPEGRSIVILAKRKYKLRGRALSQLDATFIPFTAQTRMSGANLGARQIRKGSSEAIEEYIKELGGYVPENVKTNVEIISRQGSTALVVAEGKNVLGIVRLKDIIKGGIHERFAQLRQMGIKTIMVTGDNPLTAASIAGEAGVDDFLANAKPEDKLKLIRDLQAQGHLVAMTGDGTNDAPALAQADVAVAMNSGTQAAKEAGNLVDLDSNPTKLIEVVEIGKQLLMTRGALTTFSIANDIAKYFAILPAAFASTYPALSVLNIMHLETPQTAVLSTVIFNALIIMFLIPLALHGVKYRRLPAAQLLRNNVIIYGLGGLIVPFIGIKMIDLLLTVLGLTG
- a CDS encoding glycoside hydrolase family 3 N-terminal domain-containing protein; protein product: MITLRNKIGQMLVMGFDGCDIHNKSPVAEWLSSDGLGGVLLFDYDISTDLYGRNLKNQAQIKRLTHQLNYYSSEINYKNNELPLLIALDYEGGAIDRLSRIEGCMPTMSAYTMAQLSPEALQAELTQMAFTLKSLGFNLNFSPVVDLHLQEEQGIIGSLQRSFSTNPGDVVHLARKFVDVFSRYGIACCYKHFPGHGSALGDTHKGFVDVTNTFQKEELIPYYQLAKEAYQPTMIMTAHVVNKQLDKQGLPATLSHAILTGLLRETIGYDGVIIADDLQMQAITDHYSLEDALCMTINAGADMLIFANQLAKITAPEVIEVIERLVFEQKLEQQRIEDAYRRIMRLKQQIKCIELVD
- a CDS encoding potassium-transporting ATPase subunit F, which encodes MSLYLSCGIIALCLLIYLLIVLFKPELF
- a CDS encoding CAP domain-containing protein, producing MSLKSKIIILSALFLNLFPCAYASSAVKPVENDTAIQNAVLFYVNQYRQQHGLSKLTMDNKIVIQAKKHSQDMANHRMPFGHQDFGKRIAKLRSQIKNTGGGAENVAYNYKTAQIVVSQWVRSPGHRRNIMGNYNITGVGVARDKQGKLYYTQIFLQTSKNPPQRHAARRTYVGVPFFGIQRRS
- the kdpC gene encoding potassium-transporting ATPase subunit KdpC, whose translation is MVLEALKRIKTALIFLLLFSILTGLIYPALVTALAQLFFPYQANGSLLWNNGHPIGSALIGQYFDAPHYFWGRPSATTPFPYNATNSSGSNMGPSNPEFLDTVKKRIAALRQYNLTDQNETRPLVPVDLVTASASGLDPEISPLAALYQIPRIAKARHISEQEIQKLVNQLIKKRTLHLLGEPRINVLELNLALDHLRTTT
- the kdpA gene encoding potassium-transporting ATPase subunit KdpA encodes the protein MTKVGFLQIAFYLIFLLLLVKPLGWYMAQVYQGRPCLLDTVLRPFEQLIYRICGIQNQEEMGWKTYLSTMLFVNLVGLLFVYLIQRIQFYLPLNPQEFTSPSPDLAFNTAASFATNSNWQAYSGETTMSYLTQMVALTAQNFISAATGMSLLIALIRGIVKNERNTLGNFWVDTVRGILYILLPLSLIFALVLCSQGVIQNFKPYQKISLPYAFTYKQPITDATGKTVLDNQGNPETTPVKITEQIIPMGPVASQVAIKQLGTNGGGFFNTNSAHPFENPTPLTNFLEMVAILLIPAAFCFTFGAMARDKRQGWAILIAMSILFVPWLIFEVAVEQAGNPSFQQMGINPIVQAELYPAGNMEGKETRFGIVNSAIWATATTAASNGSVNSMLDSFTPLGGLVPLWMMHLGEVSFGGVGSGLYGMLMMVILTVFIAGLMVGRTPEYLGKKIEPFEMKMASIAVLIMPLIVLITTAYAAVTSAGRSSIANPGAHGFTEILYAFTSMGNNNGSAFAGLDANTPFYNIIGGVLMLISRYWLAIPALAIAGSLVRKKRIPSSLGTLATHTPLFITLLVCIVIVIGALSFLPALALGPIVEHLMLWGKYGH